One genomic segment of Flagellimonas marinaquae includes these proteins:
- a CDS encoding GNAT family N-acetyltransferase, producing the protein MKVRNMKPSDWRNVSDIYREGISTGFATFETQPPSFDQWDEAHVKDCRLIAEENGSILGWAALSPVSSRCVYGGVGEVSVYIANASRGKGIGQLLMQKLITDSEKAGFWTLQSGIFPENTASIKLHEKVGFRYIGKRERIGKINGVWKDNLLFEKRSDSVGVD; encoded by the coding sequence ATGAAAGTGCGAAATATGAAGCCCTCGGATTGGAGAAATGTGTCCGATATATACAGGGAGGGGATTTCCACAGGATTTGCCACTTTTGAAACACAACCGCCCTCTTTTGACCAGTGGGACGAAGCACATGTAAAAGACTGTAGGTTAATCGCTGAGGAAAATGGTTCTATTCTGGGCTGGGCAGCGCTTTCGCCAGTATCGAGCAGGTGTGTTTATGGTGGTGTTGGTGAAGTAAGCGTTTACATTGCCAATGCAAGCCGAGGTAAGGGCATTGGCCAATTATTGATGCAAAAATTAATCACCGATAGTGAAAAAGCTGGCTTTTGGACCCTACAATCCGGTATTTTTCCTGAGAATACGGCCAGCATAAAACTTCATGAAAAAGTTGGCTTTCGCTACATTGGCAAACGAGAAAGGATAGGTAAGATCAATGGTGTTTGGAAAGACAATTTATTGTTCGAAAAACGCAGTGATTCCGTAGGTGTGGACTAA
- a CDS encoding TM2 domain-containing protein, whose product MSEEKKDFGDKAEEAAKEFKEEAKKTTNEFTENAKEALNSGDNKKLLAGILAIVLGQLGVHKFILGYQKEGFIMLGATVIGYITACFVVGSFIVLGVAIVGLIEGIIYLTKSDEEFFNTYQVGKKPWF is encoded by the coding sequence ATGTCAGAAGAAAAAAAGGACTTTGGTGACAAAGCGGAAGAAGCAGCCAAAGAATTTAAAGAAGAAGCAAAAAAAACCACGAACGAATTCACCGAAAATGCCAAAGAAGCTTTAAATTCCGGTGACAACAAGAAACTTTTAGCCGGAATATTAGCCATTGTACTTGGACAATTAGGGGTTCATAAATTTATCCTAGGCTACCAAAAAGAAGGTTTCATAATGTTGGGAGCTACTGTTATCGGATACATAACCGCTTGTTTTGTTGTGGGAAGCTTCATTGTTTTAGGTGTAGCAATTGTTGGACTTATTGAGGGTATCATATATCTTACTAAATCTGATGAAGAGTTTTTTAACACTTATCAAGTGGGTAAAAAGCCTTGGTTTTAA
- a CDS encoding VOC family protein: MKNRVTGLGGFFFKSKDPNKIKDWYKNHLGLNTDQYGCTFWWKDKEGNDCSTQWSPMDEKTEYFKPSEKQFMMNFRVENLEELLKTLKEEGVTVVGEIEEYEYGKFGWILDPEGNKLELWEPVDKAFL, encoded by the coding sequence ATGAAAAACAGGGTAACTGGATTGGGGGGCTTTTTTTTTAAGAGCAAAGACCCAAACAAAATCAAAGATTGGTACAAAAACCATTTAGGACTAAATACCGACCAATATGGCTGTACCTTTTGGTGGAAGGACAAGGAAGGCAACGATTGTTCCACCCAATGGAGTCCGATGGACGAAAAAACCGAATATTTTAAGCCTAGCGAAAAACAGTTTATGATGAACTTTAGGGTTGAAAATTTGGAAGAACTTCTAAAAACCCTAAAAGAAGAAGGGGTTACGGTGGTTGGTGAAATAGAGGAATACGAGTACGGAAAATTCGGATGGATTTTAGACCCCGAAGGCAACAAGTTGGAACTTTGGGAACCTGTTGATAAAGCTTTTCTATAG
- a CDS encoding DUF1801 domain-containing protein, with the protein MTIDAKTPEEYIEKLPEERKQVISRLREVIKNNLPAGFEECISYKMIGYVVPHSMFPGGYHVDPKLPLPFINLASQKNFVALYHSGIYADNSLHDWFVTEYPKHVDTKLDMGKSCIRFKNINKIPYDLVAELCQKMTPQQWIGLYEQNIKKS; encoded by the coding sequence ATGACGATAGATGCCAAAACACCGGAAGAGTACATTGAAAAACTCCCGGAAGAACGAAAACAAGTCATTTCCCGACTAAGAGAAGTCATAAAGAACAATCTCCCTGCTGGTTTCGAAGAATGTATCAGCTATAAAATGATAGGGTATGTAGTGCCCCATTCCATGTTTCCCGGCGGCTATCATGTGGATCCAAAGTTACCCTTGCCCTTTATCAACCTAGCATCACAAAAAAACTTTGTAGCACTATACCATTCCGGAATATATGCGGACAACAGTTTACATGATTGGTTTGTTACCGAATACCCTAAGCATGTGGACACCAAATTGGATATGGGCAAAAGCTGCATCCGATTTAAGAACATTAACAAAATACCTTATGATCTCGTTGCAGAGCTTTGCCAAAAAATGACCCCGCAACAATGGATCGGTTTGTATGAACAAAACATTAAGAAATCATGA
- a CDS encoding 2-hydroxyacid dehydrogenase: MKVLHLDTNHELLIEQFAELGFQNDEDYTSTKEEVEKKIHLYDGIIIRSRFTIDQQFLDKATNLKFIGRVGAGLENIDTEHAKFKGVFMASAPEGNRNAVGEHTLGMLLALLNQMCKADRQVRKGKWKREQNRGFELEGKTVGIIGYGNMGKAFAKKLKGFDVEVICYDIIGGVGDENARQVGIMEFQQRSDVVSLHVPQTESTTGMINSEFIEALHKPFWLLNTARGKCVVTKDLVTGLKSGKVLGAGLDVLEYEKKSFENMFVQKPKAFKYLRKANNVLLTPHVAGWTVESKEKLAQTIVDKIKERFC; the protein is encoded by the coding sequence ATGAAAGTTCTCCACCTCGATACCAATCATGAGCTGCTAATTGAACAATTTGCCGAGCTCGGTTTCCAGAATGATGAAGATTACACATCGACCAAGGAAGAAGTCGAAAAAAAAATCCATTTATACGATGGGATCATTATCCGAAGTAGGTTTACCATAGACCAACAATTTTTGGATAAGGCCACCAACCTTAAATTTATTGGAAGGGTCGGGGCCGGATTGGAAAATATTGATACCGAACACGCCAAGTTCAAGGGTGTTTTTATGGCTTCTGCCCCCGAAGGCAACCGCAATGCGGTAGGTGAACACACACTGGGCATGTTGCTCGCCTTATTGAACCAAATGTGCAAGGCCGACCGACAGGTTCGAAAAGGCAAATGGAAACGGGAGCAAAACAGGGGCTTTGAACTGGAAGGCAAAACCGTGGGCATTATCGGCTATGGCAATATGGGAAAGGCTTTTGCCAAAAAACTAAAAGGATTCGACGTCGAGGTGATCTGCTATGATATTATTGGAGGAGTTGGGGATGAAAATGCGCGACAGGTCGGAATCATGGAATTTCAACAACGCTCGGACGTAGTGAGTTTACACGTACCGCAGACCGAGTCGACCACCGGCATGATAAATTCAGAATTTATCGAGGCGCTCCACAAACCGTTTTGGCTTTTGAACACGGCTCGGGGAAAATGTGTTGTTACCAAGGATTTGGTAACCGGGCTAAAATCGGGCAAAGTACTTGGAGCCGGGCTCGATGTGCTGGAATACGAAAAAAAATCCTTCGAAAACATGTTTGTTCAAAAACCCAAAGCCTTTAAATACCTGCGCAAGGCCAACAATGTGTTATTGACTCCCCATGTTGCCGGGTGGACCGTGGAGAGCAAAGAAAAATTGGCACAGACCATTGTTGATAAAATCAAGGAGAGATTTTGTTAA
- a CDS encoding cupin domain-containing protein, whose translation MKPINLKQKHAEFSAQWHPHQIAIVDDMQVLLAKIQGEFVWHAHENEDELFQVIKGTLYMQFRDRTEVVNEGEIIVVPKGVEHNPKTKNGEEVQVLLFEKLSTAHTGNVQHEKTQTHYPKI comes from the coding sequence ATGAAACCCATCAACCTAAAACAAAAACATGCCGAATTCTCCGCACAGTGGCATCCGCATCAAATTGCCATTGTGGACGATATGCAGGTGCTTTTGGCCAAAATACAAGGTGAATTTGTATGGCACGCCCACGAGAACGAGGATGAATTGTTCCAAGTAATCAAAGGTACCCTCTACATGCAATTTCGAGATAGGACCGAAGTGGTGAACGAAGGTGAAATTATTGTGGTGCCCAAAGGAGTGGAACACAACCCCAAGACCAAAAACGGCGAAGAGGTACAAGTACTCCTTTTTGAAAAATTGAGCACCGCCCATACTGGAAATGTCCAGCACGAAAAAACACAGACCCACTATCCAAAAATCTAG
- the mgtE gene encoding magnesium transporter has translation MTPFKLTDDLLAEIRELIANKNNGELQTMMKEFHYADIAEIADELEVDEATYLIKLLDSEKTSDILAEMHEDIREAVLKNLTAKEIAGELSELDTDDAADIINELPKEIIQEVISEIEDREHAKDIVDLLRYEEDSAGGLMAKELVKVYENWTVTSCVKEMRAQAENVTRVHSIYVVDDEGKLKGRLSLKDLLTAPTKSHIKDIYIPKVDSVNVNEKGEEVARIMSKYDLEAIPVVDEIGRLVGRITIDDIVDVIREEADKDYQMAAGISQGVEVSDSIWVLTRARLPWLILGLFGGLGAAAIMGTFEDMISKHAVLFFFTPLIAAMAGNVGVQSSAIVVQGLANDDLKGSMRNHLLKEMLLALLNGFILAILLLLFTWIWKDAFTTALAISLSLIVVIVVAGLIGTFIPLFLHKRNIDPAIATGPFITTSNDIFGILIYFWIAKLILGI, from the coding sequence ATGACCCCGTTTAAACTCACAGACGACCTTTTAGCAGAAATCAGGGAACTGATCGCCAACAAGAACAATGGTGAGCTCCAAACCATGATGAAGGAGTTCCACTATGCCGATATTGCGGAAATTGCGGACGAACTCGAAGTTGATGAGGCCACCTACCTGATAAAACTGCTGGACAGTGAAAAAACATCGGACATCCTTGCCGAAATGCACGAGGATATCCGGGAGGCCGTACTTAAAAATCTAACAGCCAAAGAAATTGCCGGCGAACTTTCGGAATTGGATACGGATGATGCCGCGGACATCATAAACGAGCTTCCCAAGGAAATTATTCAAGAAGTTATCTCCGAGATAGAAGATCGGGAACACGCCAAAGATATTGTAGATCTTTTGCGCTACGAGGAAGATTCCGCAGGTGGACTTATGGCCAAAGAATTGGTAAAAGTCTACGAAAACTGGACCGTGACCTCTTGCGTTAAGGAGATGCGCGCCCAAGCAGAGAATGTTACCCGCGTACATTCCATTTATGTGGTGGACGACGAAGGCAAATTAAAAGGAAGATTGTCCCTAAAAGATTTGCTCACCGCTCCAACCAAAAGTCACATAAAAGATATCTATATCCCAAAGGTAGATTCCGTAAACGTGAACGAAAAAGGAGAAGAAGTGGCCAGAATTATGTCCAAATACGATTTGGAGGCCATACCCGTGGTTGATGAAATCGGGCGTTTGGTCGGGCGCATTACCATCGATGATATTGTAGATGTAATACGTGAAGAAGCCGATAAGGATTACCAAATGGCGGCAGGTATTTCCCAAGGCGTTGAAGTGAGCGATAGCATATGGGTACTCACACGGGCCAGGCTGCCTTGGCTAATTTTAGGTCTTTTTGGTGGACTTGGTGCTGCGGCCATTATGGGAACTTTTGAAGATATGATTTCCAAACACGCAGTTTTATTCTTTTTTACTCCCCTAATTGCTGCCATGGCCGGAAACGTTGGGGTACAGTCCAGCGCCATAGTAGTGCAAGGTCTCGCGAACGACGACCTAAAAGGAAGCATGAGAAACCACCTTTTAAAGGAAATGCTTTTGGCCTTGCTCAATGGATTTATACTAGCCATCCTGCTCTTATTGTTCACTTGGATCTGGAAAGATGCCTTTACCACCGCTTTGGCCATATCGCTATCGCTGATAGTAGTAATTGTTGTGGCAGGGCTGATCGGCACATTTATACCCTTGTTCCTTCATAAAAGAAACATTGATCCAGCAATTGCCACCGGACCGTTCATTACCACGAGCAACGATATTTTTGGAATCTTGATCTATTTTTGGATCGCCAAATTAATTTTGGGAATATAA
- the rsmA gene encoding 16S rRNA (adenine(1518)-N(6)/adenine(1519)-N(6))-dimethyltransferase RsmA, with product MPKKKRKKYNNGNRHPQKNEQIDGAVKAKKHLGQHFLKDESVAKKIAETLSLDDYKNVLEIGPGMGVLTKYLLQRDLDLVAMDLDEESIVYLNHSFPLEHASILKNNDRLNIIEADFLKFDLKQLYGEEQFAITGNFPYNISSQIVFKMLEMRQQIPEFSGMFQKEVAKRICEAPGSKTYGILSVLVQAYYDAEYLFTVPPGVFDPPPKVDSGVLRLTRKKELNLPCDERLFFKVVKTAFNQRRKTIRNSLKIFNLSDNLKENTIFDQRPEQLSVADFITLTQKIANDPV from the coding sequence GTGCCCAAAAAAAAGAGGAAAAAATACAATAACGGAAACCGTCATCCCCAAAAAAATGAACAAATAGATGGTGCTGTAAAAGCAAAAAAGCACTTAGGGCAACATTTTTTAAAAGATGAGTCCGTCGCAAAAAAAATTGCTGAGACACTGTCATTGGATGACTATAAAAATGTACTGGAAATAGGCCCTGGCATGGGTGTTCTCACCAAATATCTGCTTCAAAGGGATTTGGACCTTGTGGCCATGGACCTTGATGAAGAGTCCATTGTTTACCTGAACCACAGTTTTCCTTTGGAACATGCCTCTATTTTAAAAAACAACGATCGCCTCAATATTATCGAGGCGGATTTCCTCAAGTTCGACCTAAAACAACTATATGGAGAAGAGCAATTTGCCATTACCGGAAATTTCCCATACAATATTTCCAGTCAGATAGTTTTTAAGATGTTGGAAATGCGACAGCAAATACCCGAATTTTCCGGCATGTTCCAAAAAGAGGTGGCCAAAAGAATCTGTGAAGCACCGGGCAGTAAAACCTACGGCATCCTATCCGTATTGGTACAAGCTTATTACGATGCCGAATATCTATTCACCGTTCCTCCCGGAGTTTTTGATCCTCCTCCAAAGGTGGATTCCGGAGTATTGAGACTCACAAGAAAAAAAGAATTGAACCTCCCTTGCGACGAACGTCTCTTCTTTAAAGTGGTAAAAACAGCTTTTAACCAAAGACGAAAAACAATCCGAAACAGTCTTAAAATCTTCAACCTTTCCGATAATCTAAAAGAGAATACTATCTTTGACCAACGCCCGGAACAGCTTAGTGTGGCCGATTTTATAACGTTGACACAGAAGATAGCCAATGACCCCGTTTAA
- a CDS encoding gamma-glutamylcyclotransferase family protein, translating to MEFIFSYGTLQDTQVQEYIFGRILNGKPDTALGFKKIENAVYGRYPLVINTNDPEHKVKGMAYEVNDTDLIKADIYETNAYKREKILLESGDEAWIYIKNSN from the coding sequence TTGGAGTTTATTTTTTCCTACGGAACCTTACAAGATACCCAGGTACAAGAGTACATTTTTGGACGTATATTAAATGGAAAGCCCGACACCGCATTGGGTTTCAAGAAAATCGAAAATGCCGTATATGGCCGTTATCCGTTGGTCATCAACACCAATGATCCCGAACACAAAGTAAAAGGCATGGCTTATGAAGTAAATGATACCGACCTAATAAAAGCGGACATTTACGAAACAAATGCATACAAAAGGGAAAAAATCCTTTTGGAATCAGGAGATGAAGCTTGGATCTATATCAAAAATTCCAACTAA
- a CDS encoding DUF4286 family protein — MLIYNVTINIDDTVHEQWLEWMKDKHVPDMLATGKFTHAKMVKVLVEEDMGGITYSIQYTTKNRSTLEAYYKEDADRLRADAQKMFPNKFVAFRTELEVVSQQIP; from the coding sequence ATGCTTATATATAACGTTACCATTAACATAGACGATACCGTGCACGAACAATGGTTGGAGTGGATGAAGGACAAACATGTGCCGGATATGCTGGCAACGGGCAAATTTACACATGCCAAAATGGTAAAGGTGCTGGTAGAAGAAGATATGGGTGGCATTACCTACTCCATACAATATACCACAAAGAATAGGTCCACATTGGAAGCCTATTACAAGGAGGACGCGGACCGCCTGCGTGCCGACGCCCAAAAAATGTTTCCCAACAAGTTTGTTGCATTTAGAACAGAGCTGGAAGTGGTAAGCCAACAAATACCTTAA